One Salvelinus namaycush isolate Seneca chromosome 4, SaNama_1.0, whole genome shotgun sequence genomic window carries:
- the LOC120045341 gene encoding rap1 GTPase-GDP dissociation stimulator 1-like: MARLPPTSDSGRLLPVVPKDPLTNALDAIVVSTDLIEDELRPHLETVLTVIQEKQRGAAEHVAVSGVLPTLAQALRRRGPLTLITAKLVSELARETVIRERCGETGVSSALLSVLLSRDQELLIHAGRAIARICYESRCQQEQLLRLGAVPRLVGILLGFKSNQALEGVCLVALCNLGDMGEGGEDGGISWERGVSLCPEESVFRGVTCHSCGFGSMVTVVRLTQWSPGQHTVSIEVLSRYSIGFWTMHNNRRTVRRSPLSHLGTCPRFYKAIKYSVQNIPNSRSLKSLIFHIFL; encoded by the exons atggCTAGACTGCCGCCGACCAGTGACTCCGGTCGACTACTGCCAGTGGTACCCAAAG ACCCTCTCACTAATGCATTAGATGCCATTGTGGTCAGTACTGATCTCATCGAGGATGAACTCCGACCTCACCTGGAAACAGTACTTACTGTCATACAGGAAAAac agCGTGGGGCTGCAGAACACGTGGCAGTGAGTGGTGTATTACCTACTCTGGCTCAAGCCCTTAGGAGGAGAGGACCGCTTACTTTAATTACTGCTAAACTGGTGTCAGAACTGGCCAGAGAaa CGGTGATCAGGGAGAGGTGTGGTGAGACAGGGGTGTCATCTGCTCTGCTGTCTGTGCTGCTCTCCAGGGATCAGGAGCTGCTGATACACGCTGGCCGCGCTATCGCTCGTATCTGCTACGAGAGCC ggtgtCAACAGGAGCAGTTGTTGCGTTTGGGGGCGGTCCCTAGGCTGGTCGGAATCCTGCTGGGTTTTAAAAGCAACCAGGCTCTGGAGGGTGTGTGTCTTGTGGCCCTGTGTAACCTAGGTGACATGGGAGAGGGGGGGGAAGATGGAGGTATATCGTGGGAGAGAGGCGTGTCGCTATGTCCCGAGGAGTCTGTGTTTCGTGGCGTGACTTGTCATTCCTGCGGCTTTGGCTCCATGGTTACAGTCGTCAGACTGACCCAGTGGTCGCCCGGGCAACACACCGTCAGCATCGAGGTGTTATCCCGTTACTCCATCGGGTTCTGGACAATGCATAACAACCGCCGGACAGTGCGACGTTCGCCACTCTCTCACCTGGGAACGTGTCCTAGGTTCTACAAAGCCATCAAGTACTCCGTCCAGAACATTCCCAACAGTAGAAGCCTCAAGTCACTGATCTTCCACATCTTCCTTTGA